Proteins co-encoded in one Halorussus lipolyticus genomic window:
- a CDS encoding cupin domain-containing protein has translation MGLDRYPDLNPDEGEVIDTELAVTDDVLVKAFALGPGAELSAHDHPDATNVFHVLEGTVTVVQGDDEETVEAPGVVLHERGEVHGARNDTDELAVLTASLCPLPS, from the coding sequence ATGGGACTCGACCGCTATCCCGACCTCAATCCCGACGAGGGCGAGGTCATCGACACGGAACTGGCCGTGACCGACGACGTGCTGGTGAAAGCGTTCGCACTCGGCCCCGGCGCGGAACTCTCCGCCCACGACCATCCCGACGCGACCAACGTCTTCCACGTGCTGGAAGGCACGGTGACGGTGGTGCAGGGCGACGACGAGGAGACCGTCGAAGCGCCGGGGGTCGTCCTCCACGAGCGAGGCGAAGTCCACGGCGCGCGAAACGACACCGACGAACTCGCGGTGCTGACCGCGAGTCTCTGTCCGCTCCCGTCCTGA
- a CDS encoding methyl-accepting chemotaxis protein: MTEIFPESTRDLSVEPADLDARKALAGFDDADAETLSSLGLDGRSEAVADSIRDAYADHEEVDDDQREALADLGASLTEQTAYDADGFAQRGQFGAAHEDLGLSASEFLCSQARLFEAVLPALRDALRTEVELTVEDHLAESDDEVAADGGEVVAADSSVDTGPIVEAVNDRVDETFEQVASLGRLFALDASVGLDAYEDGGDDEELEALREENEQLERRLNRVDAVGEETQMTVADLNESSEDVNESAQEISQLTDEQSEQMNQIAKEVSKQSATIEEIAASAEEVGEQSREAQELAEQGKELGERAIEATLETDEARESIVEDAQALQNAVEEIGDAVEMINDVADQTNLLALNASIEAARAGEAGDGFAVVAEEVKNLAEESQDRASEIESMVGRIEDRAQSTLDSLGESERSISDTVEAVEQTSDKLERIVDAATETATGMGEITDATDQQAASTEEVASMIDDAAEKADRVSDEVDSIAAATEEQVMMIAELEDTVSNL, from the coding sequence ATGACTGAAATCTTCCCGGAATCGACACGTGATTTGTCGGTCGAACCGGCCGACCTCGACGCACGGAAGGCACTCGCGGGATTCGACGACGCGGACGCCGAAACCCTATCGAGCCTCGGCCTCGACGGGCGAAGCGAGGCCGTCGCCGACAGCATCCGAGACGCCTACGCCGACCACGAGGAGGTAGACGACGACCAACGCGAGGCGCTCGCGGACCTCGGCGCGTCCCTGACCGAGCAAACCGCCTACGACGCCGACGGGTTCGCTCAGCGCGGCCAGTTCGGCGCGGCCCACGAGGACCTCGGTCTGTCGGCGTCCGAGTTCCTGTGTAGTCAGGCCCGATTGTTCGAGGCGGTCCTGCCCGCGCTCCGCGACGCGCTCCGGACCGAAGTCGAGTTGACCGTCGAAGACCACCTCGCCGAGAGCGACGACGAGGTTGCGGCCGACGGTGGGGAGGTCGTTGCGGCCGATTCATCGGTAGACACCGGCCCGATAGTCGAGGCCGTCAACGACCGGGTGGACGAGACGTTCGAGCAGGTCGCGTCGCTCGGCCGGTTGTTCGCGCTGGACGCCAGCGTCGGACTCGACGCCTACGAGGACGGCGGTGACGACGAGGAACTCGAAGCACTCCGCGAGGAGAACGAGCAGTTGGAGCGCCGCCTGAACCGTGTCGATGCGGTCGGCGAGGAGACCCAGATGACGGTCGCGGACCTCAACGAGTCGTCCGAGGACGTAAACGAGAGCGCCCAAGAAATCAGTCAACTCACCGACGAGCAGTCCGAGCAGATGAACCAGATTGCCAAAGAGGTCTCCAAGCAGTCGGCCACCATCGAGGAGATAGCCGCCAGCGCCGAGGAGGTCGGCGAGCAGAGTCGCGAGGCCCAAGAACTCGCCGAACAGGGCAAGGAACTCGGCGAGCGCGCAATCGAGGCCACCCTCGAGACCGACGAGGCCCGAGAGAGCATCGTAGAAGATGCCCAAGCACTGCAAAATGCGGTCGAAGAAATCGGCGATGCGGTCGAGATGATTAACGACGTTGCCGACCAGACCAACCTGCTGGCGCTCAACGCCTCAATCGAGGCCGCCCGCGCCGGCGAGGCCGGAGACGGGTTCGCGGTCGTCGCCGAGGAGGTCAAGAATCTCGCCGAGGAGTCCCAAGACCGGGCCTCGGAAATCGAGTCGATGGTGGGTCGCATCGAGGACCGCGCTCAGAGTACCCTCGATAGCCTCGGCGAGAGCGAACGCTCCATCTCCGACACCGTGGAGGCGGTCGAACAGACCAGCGACAAACTCGAACGCATCGTGGACGCCGCGACCGAGACGGCGACCGGGATGGGCGAAATCACCGACGCGACCGACCAGCAGGCCGCCAGCACCGAGGAGGTCGCCAGCATGATAGACGACGCCGCCGAGAAGGCCGACCGGGTGTCCGACGAGGTGGACAGCATCGCCGCGGCGACCGAGGAGCAGGTGATGATGATAGCCGAACTCGAAGATACCGTCTCGAACCTCTAA
- the guaA gene encoding glutamine-hydrolyzing GMP synthase has protein sequence MVNTDEFIEEAIAEISEQVGDAQAVIALSGGVDSSTAAALAYEAVGDQLTPVYVDTGLMRKGETDEIRETFSYMDSLRIVDARDRFLDALSGVTDPEEKRHIIGEQFIREFETVAEDTGADYLVQGTIYPDRIESEGTIKSHHNVGGLPEVVDFEGIVEPMRDLYKDEVREVARELDLEEIIAERMPFPGPGLAVRILGEVTDEKLEVAREATHVVEEELEEYDPWQAFAAVLGKATGVKGDNRVHGHVVSVRSVESRDGMTARAQEIDWETLQRIQSRITGQNDNVSRVVYDVTHKPPATIEYE, from the coding sequence ATGGTAAACACGGACGAATTCATCGAGGAGGCAATCGCAGAGATTAGCGAACAAGTCGGTGACGCGCAAGCGGTCATCGCCTTATCCGGCGGCGTGGACTCGTCCACCGCCGCCGCGCTGGCCTACGAGGCGGTCGGCGACCAACTCACGCCCGTCTACGTCGATACCGGCCTGATGCGGAAGGGCGAGACCGACGAGATTCGGGAGACGTTCTCCTACATGGACAGTCTCCGCATCGTGGACGCCAGAGACCGGTTCCTCGACGCGCTCTCCGGCGTCACCGACCCCGAGGAGAAGCGCCACATCATCGGCGAGCAGTTCATCCGGGAGTTCGAGACGGTCGCCGAGGACACCGGCGCTGACTACCTCGTGCAGGGGACCATCTACCCCGACCGCATCGAGAGCGAGGGCACCATCAAGTCCCACCACAACGTCGGCGGCCTGCCCGAAGTCGTGGACTTCGAGGGCATCGTGGAACCCATGCGCGACCTCTACAAGGACGAGGTTCGGGAGGTCGCCCGCGAGTTGGACCTCGAAGAAATCATCGCCGAGCGCATGCCTTTCCCCGGACCCGGACTCGCGGTCCGCATCCTCGGCGAGGTCACCGACGAGAAACTGGAAGTGGCCCGCGAGGCCACCCACGTCGTCGAGGAGGAACTCGAGGAGTACGACCCGTGGCAGGCGTTCGCCGCGGTCCTCGGCAAGGCAACCGGCGTCAAGGGCGACAACCGAGTCCACGGCCACGTGGTCTCCGTGCGCTCGGTCGAAAGCCGAGACGGCATGACCGCCCGAGCGCAGGAAATCGACTGGGAGACCCTCCAGCGCATCCAAAGTCGCATCACGGGACAGAACGACAACGTCTCGCGCGTCGTCTACGACGTGACCCACAAACCGCCCGCGACCATCGAGTACGAGTAA
- a CDS encoding phosphate-starvation-inducible PsiE family protein: protein MDRLRATRVTNWLEGTVTFFQTVIAASLVVLLGLGVLNLGITIVASLTTFGAADPSGIISLIRSAIDIVLYLFVVVELYKTIVAYVEAKSVVVAVIHAGLIAVVRQIIIFKPDDYSPTEAITLAGVYVLLLVALLVGFYVVHREIEDDEVE, encoded by the coding sequence ATGGACCGGCTCAGGGCCACGCGCGTCACGAATTGGTTAGAAGGGACAGTCACCTTCTTCCAGACCGTCATCGCCGCATCGCTCGTCGTTCTCCTCGGACTCGGGGTTCTCAATCTCGGTATCACCATCGTCGCCTCGCTGACCACGTTCGGCGCGGCCGACCCCTCGGGCATCATCTCGCTCATCCGGTCGGCCATCGACATCGTTCTCTACCTGTTCGTGGTGGTCGAACTCTACAAGACCATCGTCGCCTACGTCGAGGCCAAGAGCGTCGTCGTCGCGGTGATTCACGCGGGTCTCATCGCGGTCGTTCGCCAAATTATCATTTTCAAGCCCGACGACTACAGTCCCACAGAGGCCATCACCCTCGCGGGGGTGTACGTCCTGCTTCTGGTCGCGCTCTTGGTCGGATTCTACGTCGTCCACCGCGAAATCGAGGACGACGAGGTGGAGTAA
- a CDS encoding MBL fold metallo-hydrolase, which produces MATATQLEAESGVESGVWWLDLGGVNAYLADDNGDLVLVDAGTPRSGQAIAEGIREAGYRVFDVDRVLVTHYDLDHVGALSKLGLDAPVYAGRADAEVLAGQRNPPATNHKGLLQRVSRPFVSTPDLPIRPVVEGDRIGSFTAYHTPGHSPGHMAYVAESPSVAFLGDLVREENGELSASPWAISYDTDEVAQSIRRLARHAPDFEMAAMGHGTPIMRNGGERLRELADRV; this is translated from the coding sequence ATGGCGACTGCGACCCAACTCGAAGCCGAATCCGGCGTCGAATCGGGCGTCTGGTGGCTCGACCTCGGCGGCGTCAACGCCTACCTTGCCGACGACAACGGGGACCTCGTGCTGGTGGACGCCGGGACCCCGCGAAGCGGGCAGGCCATCGCCGAGGGCATCCGCGAGGCGGGCTATCGGGTCTTCGACGTGGACCGCGTGCTGGTCACGCACTACGATTTGGACCACGTTGGCGCGCTCTCGAAACTCGGCCTCGACGCGCCGGTCTACGCTGGCCGGGCCGACGCCGAGGTGCTGGCCGGCCAGCGCAACCCGCCTGCGACGAATCACAAGGGACTCCTCCAGCGCGTGTCCCGGCCCTTCGTCTCGACGCCAGACCTGCCGATTCGGCCGGTGGTGGAGGGCGACCGAATCGGGAGTTTCACCGCCTACCACACGCCGGGCCACTCGCCGGGCCACATGGCCTACGTCGCCGAGTCGCCGAGCGTGGCGTTTCTGGGCGATTTGGTGCGCGAGGAGAACGGCGAGTTGTCAGCCTCGCCGTGGGCCATCAGCTACGACACCGACGAGGTGGCCCAGAGCATCCGCCGGTTGGCCCGCCACGCGCCGGATTTCGAGATGGCCGCGATGGGCCACGGCACGCCCATCATGCGAAACGGCGGGGAGCGACTGCGAGAATTAGCCGACCGTGTTTAG
- a CDS encoding DUF7126 family protein: protein MKAILLGPDEDGLGDALADEGVEVSHIDTIANRPALEEAGITEADALVLTETEGATVISIAKDLNDDVQVVVYTDETLPDFARGQADLIVDPQLLSAEAVAEELSA, encoded by the coding sequence ATGAAGGCAATCCTGCTGGGCCCCGACGAGGACGGACTGGGCGACGCGCTCGCCGACGAGGGCGTCGAAGTGAGCCACATCGACACCATCGCCAACCGACCGGCGCTCGAGGAGGCCGGCATCACCGAGGCCGACGCGCTGGTCCTGACCGAGACCGAGGGCGCGACCGTCATCTCCATCGCCAAGGACCTCAACGACGACGTGCAGGTCGTCGTCTACACCGACGAGACCCTGCCGGACTTCGCCCGCGGACAGGCAGACCTCATCGTGGACCCGCAACTGCTGTCGGCCGAGGCGGTCGCCGAGGAACTGTCTGCCTAA